A region from the Mycolicibacterium phlei genome encodes:
- the gltB gene encoding glutamate synthase large subunit, giving the protein MTPRTQGLYNPAFEHDACGVAMVADMHGRRSRDIVDKAITALVNLEHRGAQGAEPNTGDGAGILIQVPDEFLRAVVDFDLPEAGSYATGIAFLPQSSKDAAAACEAVEKIAEAEGLEVLGWRDVPIDDSAIGALARDAMPTFRQLFLGGASGMDLERRAYVVRKRAEHELGTKGPGQDGPGRETVYFPSLSGQTFVYKGMLTTPQLKAFYLDLQDDRLKSALGIVHSRFSTNTFPSWPLAHPFRRIAHNGEINTVTGNENWMRAREALIKTDLFGGTDLEKVTPICTPGASDTARFDEVLELLHLGGRSLPHAVLMMIPEAWERNENMDPARRAFYQYHASLMEPWDGPASMTFTDGTVIGAVLDRNGLRPSRIWVTKDGLVVMASEAGVLDLDPSTVVKRMRLQPGRMFLVDTSKGRIVEDEEIKAELAAAHPYQEWLDQGLFQLDELPPGDYVRMPHHRVVLRQQIFGYTSEELNLLVAPMARTGAEPIGSMGTDTPIAVLSQRPRMLYDYFQQLFAQVTNPPLDAIREEVVTSLQGTVGPEGDLLNPGPDSCRQIVLPQPILRNAELSKLICVDPDHEIRGHKHGMRAAVIRCLFPVNRGGQGLKEALDNVRAKVSEAIRDGARIIVLSDRESNESLAPIPSLLSVAAVHHHLVRERTRTKVGLVVETGDAREVHHMACLVGFGAAAINPYMAFESIEDMVDRGIITGITSDQAKANYVKAAGKGVLKVMSKMGISTLASYTGAQLFQAIGIDQHVLDEYFTGLTCPVGGIDLDDIASDVAARHSLAYLDRPEEWAHRELPVGGEYQWRREGEYHLFNPDTVFKLQHSTRTGQYEIFKEYTRLVDDQSERMASLRGLLKFKEGVRPPVPIEEVEPASEIVKRFSTGAMSYGSISAEAHETLAIAMNRLGARSNSGEGGEHVSRFEPDENGDWRRSAIKQVASGRFGVTSHYLTNCTDIQIKMAQGAKPGEGGQLPGGKVYPWVAEVRHSTPGVGLISPPPHHDIYSIEDLAQLIHDLKNANPQARIHVKLVSENGVGTVAAGVSKAHADVVLISGHDGGTGASPLTSLKHAGAPWELGLAETQQTLLLNGLRDRIVVQVDGQLKTGRDVVIAALLGAEEFGFATAPLVVSGCIMMRVCHLDTCPVGVATQNPELRKRFAGKPEFVENFFMFIAEEVREYMAKLGFRTVNEMVGQVGALDTTQAAEHWKAHKLDLAPVLHEPDSAFMNQDLYCSSRQDHGLDKALDQQLIAQCREALDHGTPVRFTTTITNVNRTVGTMLGHEVTKAYGGQGLPDGTIDITFDGSAGNSFGAFVPRGITLRVYGDANDYVGKGLSGGRIVVRPSDNAPADYVAEDNIIAGNVILFGATSGEAFIRGQVGERFAVRNSGAHAVVEGVGDHGCEYMTGGRVVILGPTGRNFAAGMSGGIAYVYDPAGALPGNLNDEMVELEALSDEDTEWLRGMIAAHVDATDSAVGQRILNEWDNNVKHFTKVMPRDYKRVLEAIAEAEQRGADEKGIAEAIMAAAGG; this is encoded by the coding sequence ATGACGCCCAGAACTCAAGGGCTGTACAACCCCGCGTTCGAGCACGATGCGTGCGGCGTGGCCATGGTGGCTGATATGCACGGCCGCCGGAGCCGGGACATCGTCGACAAGGCCATCACCGCGCTGGTGAACCTGGAGCACCGCGGCGCCCAGGGCGCCGAGCCCAACACCGGCGACGGGGCGGGCATCCTCATCCAGGTTCCCGACGAGTTCCTGCGCGCCGTTGTGGACTTCGACCTGCCCGAGGCGGGCAGCTACGCCACCGGCATCGCGTTCCTGCCGCAGTCGTCCAAGGACGCCGCGGCCGCGTGCGAGGCGGTCGAGAAGATCGCCGAGGCCGAGGGCCTGGAGGTGCTCGGCTGGCGCGACGTCCCGATCGACGACTCGGCGATCGGCGCGCTGGCCCGCGACGCCATGCCGACCTTCCGGCAGCTGTTCCTCGGCGGCGCCTCGGGGATGGACCTCGAGCGTCGCGCCTACGTGGTGCGCAAGCGCGCCGAACACGAGCTCGGCACCAAGGGCCCGGGCCAGGACGGGCCGGGTCGCGAGACTGTCTACTTCCCAAGCCTTTCCGGTCAGACCTTCGTCTACAAGGGCATGCTGACCACCCCGCAGCTCAAGGCGTTCTACCTCGACCTGCAGGACGACCGGCTCAAGAGCGCGCTTGGCATCGTGCACTCGCGGTTCTCGACCAACACGTTCCCGTCATGGCCGCTGGCGCATCCGTTCCGGCGCATCGCGCACAACGGTGAGATCAACACCGTCACCGGCAACGAGAACTGGATGCGCGCGCGTGAGGCGCTGATCAAGACCGACCTGTTCGGCGGCACCGACCTGGAGAAGGTCACGCCGATCTGCACGCCCGGCGCGTCGGACACCGCCCGCTTCGACGAGGTGCTGGAACTGCTGCACCTGGGCGGGCGCAGCCTGCCGCACGCGGTGCTGATGATGATTCCCGAGGCGTGGGAGCGCAACGAGAACATGGACCCCGCCCGGCGGGCGTTCTACCAGTACCACGCCTCGCTGATGGAGCCGTGGGACGGCCCGGCGTCGATGACGTTCACCGACGGCACCGTGATCGGCGCGGTGCTCGACCGCAACGGCCTGCGCCCGTCGCGGATCTGGGTCACCAAGGACGGCCTGGTCGTGATGGCGTCGGAGGCCGGCGTGCTCGACCTCGACCCGTCGACCGTCGTCAAGCGGATGCGTCTGCAGCCGGGCCGCATGTTCCTGGTCGACACGTCCAAGGGCCGCATCGTCGAGGACGAGGAGATCAAGGCCGAGCTGGCCGCCGCGCACCCCTACCAGGAGTGGCTGGACCAGGGCCTGTTCCAACTCGACGAACTGCCGCCGGGTGACTACGTGCGGATGCCGCACCACCGCGTGGTGCTGCGCCAGCAGATCTTCGGCTACACCTCCGAGGAGCTCAACCTGCTGGTCGCGCCGATGGCGCGCACCGGTGCCGAGCCGATCGGCTCGATGGGCACCGACACCCCGATCGCGGTGCTCTCGCAGCGTCCGCGGATGCTCTACGACTACTTCCAGCAGCTGTTCGCGCAGGTGACCAACCCGCCGCTGGACGCCATCCGCGAAGAGGTGGTGACCAGCCTGCAGGGCACCGTCGGCCCCGAGGGCGACCTACTCAACCCGGGTCCGGACTCGTGCCGCCAGATCGTGCTGCCGCAGCCGATCCTGCGGAACGCCGAGCTGTCCAAGCTGATCTGCGTCGACCCCGACCACGAGATCCGCGGCCACAAGCACGGGATGCGCGCCGCGGTCATCCGCTGCCTGTTCCCGGTCAACCGCGGCGGCCAGGGTCTCAAGGAGGCCCTCGACAACGTGCGGGCCAAGGTGTCGGAGGCCATCCGCGACGGCGCCCGCATCATCGTGCTGTCCGACCGCGAGTCCAACGAGTCGCTGGCGCCGATCCCGTCGCTGCTGTCGGTGGCGGCCGTGCACCACCACCTCGTGCGCGAGCGCACCCGCACCAAGGTGGGGCTGGTCGTCGAGACCGGCGACGCCCGCGAGGTGCACCACATGGCCTGCCTCGTCGGCTTCGGTGCCGCCGCGATCAACCCGTACATGGCGTTCGAGTCGATCGAGGACATGGTCGACCGCGGCATCATCACCGGCATCACGAGCGACCAGGCCAAGGCCAACTACGTCAAGGCCGCGGGCAAGGGCGTGCTGAAGGTGATGTCGAAGATGGGCATCTCCACGCTGGCGTCCTACACCGGTGCCCAGCTGTTCCAGGCAATCGGCATCGACCAGCACGTCCTCGACGAGTACTTCACCGGGCTGACCTGCCCGGTGGGTGGCATCGACCTCGACGACATCGCCAGCGACGTCGCGGCCCGCCACTCGCTGGCCTACCTGGACCGGCCCGAGGAGTGGGCGCACCGCGAACTTCCGGTCGGCGGTGAGTACCAGTGGCGCCGTGAGGGTGAGTACCACCTGTTCAACCCGGACACGGTGTTCAAGCTGCAGCACTCCACCCGCACCGGGCAGTACGAGATCTTCAAGGAGTACACCCGCCTGGTCGACGACCAGAGCGAGCGGATGGCGTCGCTGCGCGGCCTGCTGAAGTTCAAAGAGGGTGTGCGCCCGCCGGTTCCGATCGAAGAGGTGGAGCCGGCCAGCGAGATCGTCAAGCGCTTCTCCACCGGTGCGATGAGCTACGGCTCGATCTCCGCCGAGGCGCACGAGACGCTGGCGATCGCGATGAACCGCCTTGGCGCCCGGTCGAACTCGGGCGAGGGTGGCGAGCACGTCAGCCGCTTCGAGCCCGACGAGAACGGCGACTGGCGGCGCAGCGCGATCAAGCAGGTGGCGTCCGGCCGCTTCGGTGTCACCAGCCACTACCTGACCAACTGCACCGACATCCAGATCAAGATGGCCCAGGGTGCGAAACCCGGTGAGGGCGGCCAGCTTCCGGGCGGCAAGGTCTACCCGTGGGTGGCCGAGGTGCGGCACTCGACGCCGGGTGTCGGCCTGATCTCGCCGCCGCCGCACCACGACATCTACTCGATCGAGGATCTGGCGCAGCTGATCCACGACCTGAAGAACGCCAACCCGCAGGCCCGGATCCACGTCAAGCTGGTGTCGGAGAACGGTGTCGGCACCGTCGCCGCCGGCGTCTCCAAGGCGCACGCCGACGTGGTGCTGATCTCCGGCCACGACGGCGGCACCGGCGCCTCGCCGCTGACGTCGCTCAAGCACGCGGGCGCACCGTGGGAGCTCGGCCTGGCCGAGACGCAGCAGACGCTGCTGCTCAACGGTCTTCGCGACCGCATCGTGGTCCAGGTCGACGGCCAGCTCAAGACCGGCCGCGACGTGGTGATCGCCGCGCTGCTGGGCGCCGAGGAGTTCGGCTTCGCGACCGCCCCGCTGGTGGTGTCGGGCTGCATCATGATGCGGGTCTGCCACCTCGACACCTGCCCGGTGGGTGTGGCGACGCAGAACCCCGAGCTGCGCAAGCGGTTCGCCGGCAAGCCGGAGTTCGTGGAGAACTTCTTCATGTTCATCGCCGAAGAGGTCCGCGAGTACATGGCCAAGCTCGGCTTCCGCACCGTCAACGAGATGGTCGGCCAGGTCGGCGCGCTGGACACCACGCAGGCCGCCGAGCACTGGAAGGCCCACAAGCTGGATCTGGCGCCGGTGCTGCACGAGCCCGACTCGGCGTTCATGAACCAGGACCTGTACTGCAGCTCCCGGCAGGACCACGGGCTGGACAAGGCCCTGGACCAGCAGCTGATCGCGCAGTGCCGCGAGGCGCTCGACCACGGCACCCCGGTCCGGTTCACCACGACGATCACCAACGTCAACCGCACCGTCGGCACGATGCTCGGCCACGAGGTCACCAAAGCCTATGGCGGCCAGGGACTTCCGGACGGCACCATCGACATCACGTTCGACGGTTCGGCCGGGAACAGCTTCGGAGCGTTCGTGCCCCGCGGTATCACGCTGCGGGTGTACGGCGACGCGAACGACTATGTCGGCAAGGGTCTGTCGGGCGGCCGCATCGTGGTGCGCCCGTCGGACAACGCACCCGCCGACTACGTCGCCGAGGACAACATCATCGCCGGCAACGTGATCCTGTTCGGTGCGACCAGCGGTGAGGCGTTCATCCGCGGTCAGGTCGGCGAACGCTTCGCGGTCCGCAACTCCGGCGCCCATGCGGTGGTCGAGGGTGTCGGCGACCACGGTTGCGAGTACATGACCGGCGGCCGGGTGGTCATCCTCGGGCCGACGGGACGCAACTTCGCCGCGGGCATGTCCGGCGGTATCGCGTATGTCTACGACCCGGCGGGCGCGCTGCCGGGCAACCTCAACGACGAGATGGTGGAACTCGAAGCCCTCAGCGATGAGGACACCGAGTGGCTGCGTGGCATGATTGCTGCCCACGTGGACGCCACTGATTCCGCTGTCGGACAGCGGATCCTGAATGAGTGGGACAACAACGTGAAGCACTTCACCAAGGTGATGCCCCGCGACTACAAGCGGGTGCTGGAGGCGATCGCGGAGGCCGAACAGCGCGGTGCCGACGAAAAGGGAATTGCCGAGGCGATCATGGCGGCCGCCGGTGGCTGA
- a CDS encoding glutamate synthase subunit beta → MADPRGFLKHTKRETPQRRPVPLRLKDWKEVYEDFSHDTLQVQATRCMDCGIPFCHNGCPLGNLIPEWNDLVRTGRWRDAIERLHATNNFPEFTGRLCPAPCEGSCVLGINQDPVTIKQVEVEIIDNAFAEGWVVPKPPTVKTGKKVAVVGSGPAGLAAAQQLTRAGHTVTVFERDDRIGGLLRYGIPEFKMEKRHIDRRLEQMAAEGTEFRTGVNVGVDITARQLRQDFDAVVLAGGATVRRDLPIPGRELDGIHQAMEYLPLANRVQLGDPITDADGQPPITAKGKKVVIIGGGDTGADCLGTAHRQGAVSVHQFEIMPRPPETRAESTPWPVYPLMYRVTSAHEEGGERVYSVNTEEFIGRDGKVVGLRAHEVRMNNGKFEKVEGSDFEMEADLVLLAMGFTGAQREGLLTDLAVEINERGNVARDADFQTTVPGVFVAGDMGRGQSLIVWAIAEGRAAAAGVDRYLMGRSALPAPIKPTAVPQR, encoded by the coding sequence GTGGCTGATCCCCGCGGTTTCCTCAAGCACACCAAGCGCGAGACCCCGCAGCGGCGGCCGGTCCCCCTGCGCTTGAAGGACTGGAAAGAGGTCTACGAGGACTTCTCCCACGACACGCTGCAGGTCCAGGCCACCCGGTGCATGGACTGCGGGATCCCGTTCTGCCACAACGGTTGTCCGCTGGGCAACCTGATCCCGGAGTGGAACGACCTGGTCCGCACCGGCCGCTGGCGCGACGCCATCGAGCGGCTGCACGCGACCAACAACTTCCCGGAGTTCACCGGCCGGCTGTGCCCCGCCCCGTGTGAGGGCTCCTGCGTGCTCGGCATCAACCAGGATCCGGTCACCATCAAGCAGGTCGAGGTCGAGATCATCGACAACGCCTTCGCCGAGGGCTGGGTGGTGCCCAAGCCGCCGACGGTCAAGACCGGCAAGAAGGTCGCCGTCGTCGGGTCCGGCCCCGCCGGGCTGGCCGCCGCGCAGCAGCTGACCCGCGCCGGGCACACGGTGACGGTGTTCGAGCGCGACGACCGCATCGGCGGCCTGCTGCGCTACGGCATCCCCGAGTTCAAGATGGAGAAGCGCCACATCGACCGTCGCCTCGAGCAGATGGCGGCCGAGGGCACCGAGTTCCGCACCGGCGTGAACGTCGGCGTCGACATCACCGCGCGCCAGCTGCGGCAGGACTTCGACGCGGTGGTGCTGGCCGGCGGCGCGACCGTGCGTCGTGACCTGCCGATCCCGGGCCGCGAACTCGACGGCATCCACCAGGCGATGGAGTACCTGCCGCTGGCCAACCGGGTGCAGCTCGGCGACCCGATCACCGACGCGGACGGTCAGCCGCCGATCACGGCCAAGGGCAAGAAGGTCGTCATCATCGGCGGTGGCGACACCGGCGCCGACTGCCTGGGCACCGCGCACCGCCAGGGCGCGGTCAGCGTGCACCAGTTCGAGATCATGCCGCGCCCGCCGGAGACCCGCGCCGAGTCCACCCCGTGGCCGGTGTACCCGCTGATGTACCGGGTCACCTCCGCACACGAGGAGGGCGGCGAACGCGTCTACTCGGTCAACACCGAGGAGTTCATCGGCCGCGACGGCAAGGTCGTCGGGTTGCGGGCCCACGAGGTCCGGATGAACAACGGCAAGTTCGAGAAGGTCGAGGGTTCGGACTTCGAGATGGAGGCGGACCTGGTGCTGCTCGCGATGGGCTTCACCGGCGCGCAGCGTGAGGGCCTGCTGACCGACCTGGCCGTCGAGATCAACGAGCGCGGAAACGTCGCCCGCGACGCGGACTTCCAGACCACGGTGCCCGGCGTGTTCGTCGCCGGCGACATGGGCCGCGGCCAGTCGCTGATCGTGTGGGCCATCGCCGAGGGCCGCGCCGCGGCCGCCGGTGTGGACCGCTACCTGATGGGCCGCTCGGCGCTGCCCGCGCCGATCAAGCCGACGGCGGTTCCGCAGCGCTGA
- a CDS encoding PrsW family glutamic-type intramembrane protease, with protein MSTTIEKPVLATPPAVVYRPGSAVFWVYVGAVALGTAFLLSADGTVFHESLSAQIALAPAWLAFATFLVWLMLRFDPYRSMRRHPQILVAATALGGTAAVALAMAGNAALGEVWARVLPPDVLARWQAALTAPVIEESAKAACAAVVLVLCATVCTRVSHALLVGMFVGFGFDIVEDLAYASGEALDSLDSDVVGAGANLIVRILTAVPAHWAYTGLAGVAVLLVLPSFAGEWSRSRRWATAAALVVAAWFMHFLWDAPVPGNEAAAALLLLKVLVNLAVFLVPALLLLRTERRWVAERIGEAARGGTLAAYADVLDSLPTRRTRRALRRQARRTGGRDAAAAVRARQNAALDAIQAGFSAAEPPSA; from the coding sequence ATGAGCACGACAATCGAAAAGCCGGTCCTCGCAACGCCTCCCGCGGTGGTGTACCGACCCGGGTCGGCGGTGTTCTGGGTGTACGTCGGCGCGGTGGCCCTGGGCACCGCGTTCCTGCTGTCGGCCGACGGCACCGTCTTCCACGAGTCGCTGTCCGCGCAGATCGCACTCGCGCCGGCGTGGCTGGCGTTCGCCACGTTCCTGGTGTGGCTGATGCTGCGCTTCGATCCCTATCGCAGCATGCGCCGCCACCCTCAGATCCTTGTCGCCGCAACGGCTCTGGGAGGCACCGCGGCGGTGGCACTGGCCATGGCGGGCAATGCCGCGCTCGGTGAGGTGTGGGCGCGTGTCCTGCCGCCCGACGTGCTCGCGCGGTGGCAGGCCGCACTCACCGCGCCGGTCATCGAGGAGTCGGCCAAGGCGGCGTGCGCCGCGGTCGTGCTGGTGTTGTGCGCGACGGTGTGCACCCGGGTGTCGCACGCCCTGCTGGTCGGCATGTTCGTCGGGTTCGGTTTCGACATCGTCGAGGATCTCGCGTACGCCAGCGGTGAGGCGCTCGACAGCCTGGACTCCGACGTCGTCGGCGCCGGCGCGAACCTGATCGTCCGTATTCTCACCGCGGTTCCGGCGCACTGGGCCTACACGGGGCTGGCGGGCGTCGCGGTGCTGCTGGTGCTGCCGTCGTTCGCCGGCGAGTGGTCCCGATCGCGCCGCTGGGCGACCGCCGCCGCCCTGGTCGTCGCCGCCTGGTTCATGCACTTCCTCTGGGACGCCCCGGTTCCGGGGAACGAGGCCGCCGCGGCACTGCTGCTGCTCAAGGTGCTGGTGAACCTGGCGGTGTTCCTGGTGCCGGCGCTCCTGCTGCTGCGCACCGAACGCCGGTGGGTGGCCGAGCGGATCGGCGAGGCCGCACGCGGGGGCACGTTGGCGGCCTACGCCGACGTGCTGGACTCGCTGCCCACCCGCAGGACCCGCCGGGCGCTGCGCAGGCAGGCGCGACGCACCGGCGGACGCGACGCCGCCGCGGCGGTCCGGGCCCGGCAGAACGCGGCGCTGGACGCGATCCAGGCCGGGTTCAGCGCTGCGGAACCGCCGTCGGCTTGA
- a CDS encoding polysaccharide deacetylase family protein, whose protein sequence is MTRRQFVVALSVVTAAAIGVSRWGGDDRPEVAEVAAEVPEPASSPGLLPPPPRSARIPVPGGVLSSLPGEDLLALTVDDGVDSEVVRAYTQLAKDTGLRLTYFVNGIYRSWTDHTDLLRPLVDDGQIQLANHTWSHPDLTRLPLADVAEEFRRNHEFLWKTYGVDARPYYRPPYGAHNEHVDKLAGELGYTTTTLWSGDLQDHLRISAEEVARNAERYFTAQTIVIGHLNHDPVTHVYGYLVELIRERGLRTVTLDDVYLRP, encoded by the coding sequence GTGACCCGACGGCAGTTCGTCGTGGCCCTGTCGGTGGTGACGGCGGCCGCGATCGGGGTCAGCCGCTGGGGTGGGGACGACCGGCCCGAGGTGGCCGAGGTGGCGGCCGAGGTGCCCGAGCCGGCGTCGTCGCCCGGGCTGCTGCCGCCGCCCCCGCGGTCGGCGCGGATCCCGGTGCCCGGCGGTGTGCTCAGCAGTCTGCCGGGCGAGGATCTGCTGGCGCTGACCGTGGATGACGGGGTGGACAGCGAGGTGGTGCGGGCCTACACCCAACTTGCCAAGGACACCGGCCTGCGGCTGACCTACTTCGTCAACGGCATCTACCGCTCCTGGACCGATCACACCGACCTGTTGCGACCTCTGGTCGACGACGGGCAGATCCAGCTGGCCAACCACACGTGGTCGCATCCGGACCTGACCCGGCTGCCGCTGGCCGACGTCGCCGAGGAGTTCCGCCGCAACCACGAATTCCTGTGGAAGACATACGGAGTCGACGCCCGGCCGTACTACCGGCCGCCGTACGGCGCACACAACGAGCACGTCGACAAGCTGGCGGGCGAGCTCGGCTACACCACCACCACGCTGTGGTCGGGTGACCTGCAGGACCATCTGAGGATCTCCGCCGAGGAGGTCGCCCGCAACGCCGAGCGCTACTTCACCGCGCAGACGATCGTGATCGGTCACCTCAACCACGACCCGGTCACGCACGTCTACGGCTACCTGGTCGAGTTGATCCGCGAACGCGGGCTGCGCACCGTCACGCTCGACGACGTGTACCTGCGGCCCTGA
- a CDS encoding LLM class F420-dependent oxidoreductase — MRFAFKTSPQNTTWSDMLAVWQAADEIEVFESGWTFDHFYPIFSDPTGPCLEGWVTLTALAQATKRLRVGVLVTGIHYRHPAVLANMASALDIVSNGRLELGIGAGWNEEESGAYGIELGSIKERFDRFEEACEVLTSLLSQETTTFQGKYYQLTDARNEPKGPQQPHPPICIGGSGEKRTLRITAKYAQHWNFVGGTPEEFARKRDVLAAHCADIGRDPKEIMLSAHVRLDEELDYAKAVDEALALGEQGLDLAIFYLPPPHDPAVLEPLAKAITRAT; from the coding sequence GTGAGATTCGCCTTCAAGACATCACCGCAGAACACGACGTGGTCGGACATGCTGGCCGTCTGGCAGGCCGCCGACGAGATCGAGGTCTTCGAGTCCGGCTGGACGTTCGACCATTTCTACCCGATCTTCTCCGACCCGACCGGCCCGTGCCTGGAGGGCTGGGTGACGCTGACCGCGCTGGCCCAGGCGACCAAACGGCTACGGGTCGGCGTGCTGGTCACCGGCATCCACTACCGGCACCCGGCGGTGCTGGCCAACATGGCCTCGGCGCTGGACATCGTCTCCAACGGCCGGCTCGAGCTGGGGATCGGGGCGGGCTGGAACGAGGAGGAGTCGGGCGCCTACGGCATCGAGTTGGGTTCGATCAAGGAGCGTTTCGACCGCTTCGAGGAGGCCTGCGAGGTGCTCACCAGCCTGTTGAGCCAGGAGACCACCACCTTCCAGGGCAAGTACTACCAACTCACCGACGCCCGCAACGAGCCGAAGGGACCGCAGCAGCCGCACCCGCCGATCTGCATCGGCGGCAGCGGGGAGAAGCGCACCCTGCGGATCACCGCGAAGTACGCCCAGCACTGGAACTTCGTCGGCGGCACACCCGAGGAGTTCGCGCGGAAGCGTGATGTGCTGGCCGCGCACTGCGCCGACATCGGCCGCGATCCCAAGGAGATCATGCTGTCCGCGCACGTGCGGCTGGACGAGGAACTGGATTACGCCAAGGCCGTCGACGAGGCGCTGGCGCTCGGCGAGCAGGGGCTCGATCTGGCGATCTTCTATCTGCCGCCGCCGCACGACCCGGCGGTGCTGGAGCCGCTCGCGAAGGCCATCACCCGCGCCACGTAG
- a CDS encoding potassium/proton antiporter, which translates to MTLEQLYLTVLLAGLILLASIVATRAASRVGLPSLLLFLGVGVIVGEDGLGLQFDNYLLADHLGTVALAMILIEGGLTTRFSDIRKVLAPAGMLATVGVVVSMLITAAGAHLLLGLDWQLSLLLGAVVSVTDAAAVFSVLRVVPLPRRVAGLLEAESGFNDAPAVIFVLMFSVTPLEISPVHAFVELVYELAAGAAIGLACGFLGAFALRRIALPASGLYPLATFGIGMVAFAAGGSAHASGFLACYLAAVVLANSGLPHRSATRSFAEGLGWLAQIGLFVLLGLLVDPSELGAAILPGVVTGLVLLLVARPVSVAVSLLGFKVPWREQLFLSGAGLRGAVPIVLATFPIVGGVPDSVYLLNIVFILVVVFTLIQGPSLLPLAGLLGLIPKEATREIQVESAPLDVLDAELLTMTVQEPSKLHNVTVLELRLPDPSVITLIIRDGRTFVPQPDTRIAIGDELLIVTTAKTRAEAERRLRAVSRKGKLAYWFDEFGEAE; encoded by the coding sequence ATGACCCTCGAGCAGCTCTACCTGACCGTGCTGCTCGCCGGGCTCATCCTGCTGGCCAGCATCGTCGCCACCCGGGCCGCGTCGCGGGTGGGTCTGCCCAGCCTGCTGCTGTTCCTCGGCGTCGGGGTGATCGTCGGCGAGGACGGGCTGGGCCTGCAGTTCGACAACTACCTGCTCGCCGACCACCTCGGCACGGTGGCGCTGGCGATGATCCTCATCGAGGGCGGTCTGACCACGCGGTTCTCCGACATCCGCAAGGTGTTGGCACCGGCGGGCATGCTGGCCACCGTCGGCGTCGTGGTCAGCATGCTCATCACCGCGGCCGGGGCGCATCTTCTGCTGGGGTTGGACTGGCAGCTGTCGCTGCTGCTCGGCGCGGTGGTGTCGGTGACGGACGCGGCGGCGGTGTTCTCGGTGCTGCGCGTGGTGCCGCTGCCGCGCCGGGTGGCCGGCCTGCTGGAGGCCGAGTCCGGCTTCAACGACGCGCCCGCGGTCATCTTCGTGCTGATGTTCTCGGTGACGCCGCTGGAGATCTCGCCGGTGCACGCGTTCGTGGAGCTGGTCTACGAGCTGGCGGCGGGCGCCGCGATCGGGTTGGCGTGCGGTTTCCTCGGCGCGTTCGCGCTGCGGCGTATCGCGCTGCCGGCGTCGGGGCTGTACCCGCTGGCGACGTTCGGCATCGGGATGGTGGCGTTCGCCGCGGGCGGCTCCGCGCACGCCAGCGGCTTCCTCGCCTGCTATCTGGCCGCGGTGGTGCTGGCCAACAGCGGGCTGCCACACCGCTCGGCGACCCGTTCGTTCGCCGAGGGGCTGGGCTGGCTGGCCCAGATCGGGCTGTTCGTGCTGCTCGGTCTGCTGGTCGACCCGAGCGAACTGGGTGCGGCGATCCTGCCGGGTGTCGTCACCGGGCTGGTGCTGCTGCTGGTCGCCCGGCCGGTGTCGGTGGCGGTGTCGCTACTCGGCTTCAAGGTGCCGTGGCGCGAACAGCTCTTCCTGTCGGGGGCGGGGCTGCGCGGTGCGGTGCCGATCGTGCTGGCGACGTTCCCGATCGTCGGCGGCGTACCCGACAGCGTCTACCTGCTCAACATCGTGTTCATCCTGGTGGTGGTGTTCACGCTGATCCAGGGGCCCAGCCTGCTGCCGTTGGCCGGGCTGCTCGGGCTGATCCCGAAGGAGGCCACCCGGGAGATCCAGGTGGAGTCCGCGCCGTTGGATGTGCTGGACGCCGAACTGCTGACGATGACGGTGCAGGAGCCGTCGAAGCTGCACAACGTGACGGTGCTCGAGCTGCGGCTGCCGGATCCGAGCGTGATCACGCTGATCATCCGCGACGGCCGCACGTTCGTCCCGCAACCGGACACCCGCATCGCGATCGGCGACGAGCTGTTGATCGTCACCACCGCCAAGACCCGCGCCGAGGCGGAGCGACGGCTGCGGGCGGTGAGCCGCAAGGGCAAACTCGCCTACTGGTTCGACGAATTCGGCGAAGCCGAATAG